From the genome of Patescibacteria group bacterium:
ACTTATAGAGCCCTTCCTGCTGGCCGATCTTAGCGCCGAAATAGAGAATTTTTCCTTTTTGGTCCAAGTCCGGGGAATAAATCATTTCCGCTCTTATAAGTTCGGTTATGTTCCTTTTTTCCCTTTCATCAAGCTCAATGGTATTGATGGTTTTTTCCGTGGAGTAAATTATGTAATTTTTGCTGGGATGCCAGAGGACGCCTGTGATGGGTTCGCTGATTCTGGTAAGGATTTTTTTTCCGGCCCTGCCGAAGAAAGAGGCGCTCGTGTCCGCGTCAAACAGCCAAATTTCAAAATCATTGGCGTAAAGAAGTCGGTTGTCGTTCAGCCAGGAAGAATATTTTACATTGTTTATGATTTCTTTCAGGGGGTTAACGGCGGCAAAGGGATCGATCAAGTAGAGAAGCTGATGGTCGCCGTCATAGAGGTTGATAAGCTTATGTCCCGGGTTTATCAGGCGATATCCGGAAGAAAAAGGCAGGCTGATTTCTTTTAACAATTCACCGCTTTTCAGGGAAGCGCCTTTCAACTTTAAAGTTTTGTTTGTTGCGGAAACAAAGAAGATATGATCATTTTTTATCGCGTAATCGTAATAAGTTTCTCCGCCGGAGATGATTTTTTTGTTTTTGGCGATTAGGTCAAAATAATTAAGGGCATTGGCGGTCCGATAGTAGAGGCCGTTGCCGTCCGCCCCCCATTTGAAATTTTCCGCTTCTCGGCCGAGCAAATCGTCCAGATAAGTTATTTTGTTTTTATCTTTTAAATCAAGGATGATCCGGCCGGCGATAACCTTGGCGCTGTCCGGCGACCATATAATTTCAGAATCGGGCCCGAATTTTGCCCTGAAAGAAGAGGGGGGGGAGGAGAAAAGATTGATTCCGCCCGCTTCCGTAATATTTATTTTTTCTTCGTTAAGGGTAAAGAAGTATTTTTTGTCAGGCGACGGTTCAATTTTCCTGATGGAGGCGAGGGAGGAATTTTTTTCTTCCGGAGCCAGGCTTATTATCTGCAAA
Proteins encoded in this window:
- a CDS encoding PEGA domain-containing protein; this encodes MTYKTRRALFIFFVMAFLIIAPLLSFYAAGYKVKLNWPPNFSNSLQKTGMFIFDTSPRGAKIFIDGKPSQLFFKKYFNKEQGYIRTPAKIKNILPGEYDIRMEADGYWPWEKKLTIEPGQATYAEDIYLFKKDLPLQIISLAPEEKNSSLASIRKIEPSPDKKYFFTLNEEKINITEAGGINLFSSPPSSFRAKFGPDSEIIWSPDSAKVIAGRIILDLKDKNKITYLDDLLGREAENFKWGADGNGLYYRTANALNYFDLIAKNKKIISGGETYYDYAIKNDHIFFVSATNKTLKLKGASLKSGELLKEISLPFSSGYRLINPGHKLINLYDGDHQLLYLIDPFAAVNPLKEIINNVKYSSWLNDNRLLYANDFEIWLFDADTSASFFGRAGKKILTRISEPITGVLWHPSKNYIIYSTEKTINTIELDEREKRNITELIRAEMIYSPDLDQKGKILYFGAKIGQQEGLYKLEIQ